A single genomic interval of Electrophorus electricus isolate fEleEle1 chromosome 4, fEleEle1.pri, whole genome shotgun sequence harbors:
- the LOC113568079 gene encoding extracellular calcium-sensing receptor-like, translating into MSSEQNTYTRLPRQPRCSGSMDFRELRFARAMEFTIHEINNRTDLLPDITLGYQIYDSCSAVPMAIKVAFQFANGLVPIFNYVNSCSKSVAAAVPALVGESASTPSISMARILGLFGIPQVSNYATCACLSDKRQFPAFFRTVPSDEHQAAALARMVKFFGWTWIGAVRSDSDYGNNGMAAFLKTAQEEGICVEYSEAYYRTQPRSKLERVANVIRKSTARVIVAFLASGDMKFLLEELARQPPPPLQWIGSETWIIETEFLRYNMCAGAIGFGIPRSVIPGLPEFLLDLSPEQALQSPLLMEFWERSFSCSLKGRTGSSEFLRECDGSEDIRALQNPYTDTSQLRVTNMVYKATYAIAHAIHGVICSGTQCDKTLKFAPWQILNRLKRVNFTTKNGYQVSFDSNGDPVAVYELINWQFKKDGALNFVPVGYYDSSKPRGQEFRMNSAISWVGGQTEVPVSVCSESCPPGTRKAVQKGRPVCCYDCIPCAEGEISNKTDSLDCLRCSAELWPNTKRDSCLPKSIEFLSWDDTLGIILTVFSVTGAFIAVCVTAVFYKHRASPIVRANNSELSFLLLFSLTLCFLCSLTFIGRPSEWSCMLRHTVFGITFVLCISCVLGKTIVVLMAFRATLPGSNVMKWFGLPQQRLSVLAFTLIQVIICVLWLTISPPFPFKNVKHYKDKIILECGLGSDVGFWAVLGYIGFLAVLCFILAFLARKLPDNFNEAKFITFSMLIFCAVWITFIPAYVSSPGKFTVAVEIFAILASSFGLIICIFAPKCFIIVFRPEQNTKKHLMGKVPSKAL; encoded by the exons CATGGATTTCAGGGAGCTGCGCTTCGCCCGTGCTATGGAGTTTACTATCCACGAGATCAACAACAGAACCGATCTCCTGCCGGACATCACGTTGGGCTATCAGATATACGACTCGTGCTCTGCCGTGCCGATGGCAATCAAAGTTGCATTTCAGTTTGCAAATGGCTTAGTCCCCATTTTCAATTACGTTAATTCCTGTTCAAAATCAGTAGCTGCTGCTGTACCAGCTCTCGTAGGAGAGTCTGCATCCACCCCGTCAATTAGCATGGCCAGAATCCTAGGTCTATTTGGAATTCCACAG GTGAGTAACTACGCAACATGCGCGTGCCTGAGCGATAAACGGCAGTTTCCTGCCTTCTTTAGGACGGTACCTAGTGACGAACACCAAGCTGCTGCACTGGCGAGAATGGTGAAGTTTTTCGGCTGGACATGGATTGGAGCAGTGCGCAGCGACTCAGACTACGGAAATAATGGAATGGCAGCGTTCCTAAAGACTGCGCAGGAGGaggggatctgtgtggagtACTCCGAGGCCTACTACAGAACACAACCGCgcagtaaactggagagagtggCAAATGTCATCCGCAAATCTACGGCACGGGTAATAGTAGCGTTTCTTGCATCAGGCGACATGAAGTTTCTCTTGGAAGAATTAGCACGGCAGCCACCGCCTCCGCTTCAGTGGATAGGCAGCGAAACGTGGATAATAGAGACAGAGTTTCTGCGGTATAACATGTGTGCTGGCGCAATAGGCTTTGGGATTCCCCGATCAGTGATCCCAGGTCTTCCTGAGTTTCTTCTAGACCTCTCTCCAGAACAAGCCTTGCAATCGCCCCTTCTAATGGAATTTTGGGAGAGATCGTTCAGCTGTAGCCTAAAAGGGCGGACAGGCTCCTCAGAGTTCCTGCGAGAATGTGACGGCAGTGAGGACATCCGCGCGCTacagaacccatacacagacacgtctcagcTGCGCGTAACTAACATGGTGTATAAAGCTACATATGCCATAGCGCATGCTATACATGGTGTTATTTGTAGTGGCACGCAGTGCGACAAGACCCTTAAATTCGCACCGTGGCAG ATACTTAACCGGCTCAAGAGAGTGAACTTCACCACAAAGAATGGTTATCAGGTCAGCTTTGATTCCAATGGAGATCCTGTAGCTGTCTATGAGCTCATAAACTGGCAGTTTAAGAAAGATGGTGCTTTGAATTTTGTGCCAGTCGGCTACTATGACTCATCCAAACCAAGAGGACAGGAGTTCAGAATGAACAGTGCTATCAGCTGGgtgggaggacagacagag gttccagtgtctgtgtgcagtgagagctgtcctccaggcaccaggaaggctgtgcagaagggaaggcctgtctgctgctatgactgtataccatgtgcagagggagagatcagtaacaagacAG aCTCTCTGGATTGTTTACGCTGCTCTGCTGAGCTCTGGCCTAACACCAAGAGAGACAGCTGCCTGCCCAAGTCTATTGAGTTCCTGTCCTGGGATGACACTTTGGGCATCATCCTGACAGTGTTCTCCGTCACTGGGGCATtcatagctgtgtgtgttactgctgtCTTCTACAAACACAGGGCGTCTCCCATTGTccgagccaacaactcagagttgagcttcctgctgctcttctctctgactctgtgtttcctctgttcacttactttcattggtcggccctctgagtggtcctgtatgctgcgccacacagtgtttgggatcaccttcgtcctctgcatctcctgtgttctggggaaaacaatagtggtgttaatggccttcagggctacacttccaggcagtaatgtcatgaaatggtttgggcttccacagcagagactcagtgttcttgctttTACTCTCATACAGGTCATTATTTGTGTTCTTTGGCTAACAATTTCCCCCCCTTTCCCCTTCAAAAATGTAAAGCACTACAAGGACAAGATCATCTTGGAATGTGGTTTAGGTTCAGATgtaggtttctgggctgtactgggttaTATTGGGTTCctggctgttttgtgttttattttggcttttctagcacggaagttgcctgataactttaatgaagccaaattcatcacattcagcatgctcatattctgtgcagtttggatcacctttattccagcttatgtcagctctcctggaaaattcactgtagctgtggagatatttgctattctggcctcaagctttggtttgattatttgtatttttgctcccAAGTGTTTCATAATTGTGTTTAGGCCAGAGCAGAATACCAAGAAACACCTTATGGGTAAAGTTCCCTCTAAAGCTCTTTAA
- the LOC113568080 gene encoding extracellular calcium-sensing receptor produces the protein MTMVFAIEEINRNPSLLPGVKLGYRILDSCDHVHTSLQSMFSLINGSSSTQREGSASSNPHCLSRAPVPAVIGLASSTPTRAVAHTLGPFEIPLISYFATCTCLTDKRVYPSFLRTVPSDVFQVRALVQLMVHFDWRWVGTMGTEDDYSRYGIQAFTEQLKEWGGCVAFHCTIPKVPTLAQISAIADALEASTARVVVVFATEGQLMGLLSEVARRNLTGWQWVASEAWVTARVLTAPEFQHVLAGTLGFSFRGANISGLAEFLLRVRPSPNSGSVFSNLFWEEQFNCRLPYGDGERLERPLCTGLEDLEQVESSYTSVYPVRVSYNVYKGVYAIGHALHLLLQCTPMGQQSDQRGCNNDSQFTSEQLLRHLRKVNFTNQFGEKVYFDHNGEPVPLYDIINWQRNVRGGIRFQRVGAYDGSAPPGQQLVMDKNLMEWTGGQNQVPVSLCSSPCPPGTRQSPRPSQPLCCMDCLPCAEGEFTNTSGATECIKCPLYYWSNNERVACVAGIEEFLSFQEIMGIILVTLSLLGVAAASAVSIIFFLFRATPIVKANNSELSFLLLLSLKLCFLCSLVFVGRPSLWACQVRQVAFGISFVLCISCILVKTIVVLLAFHANIPGATSLKRFGPPQQRAFIVACTAGQAVLCIAWLALAPPYLYKNTSYQDGRIVLECKDVWPLGFYMVLGYIGLLSSVCFVLAFLGRKLPDTFNEAKLITFSMLIFFAVWISFIPAYNSSPGKYTVAVEIFAILASAFGLLLCIFIPKCYIILLRPELNTKKGMTGKASK, from the exons ATGACTATGGTGTTTGCCATTGAGGAGATTAACAGGAACCCCAGCCTTTTGCCAGGGGTGAAGCTGGGTTATCGGATTCTGGACAGCTGTGATCACGTCCACACCAGTCTGCAGAGCATGTTCTCTCTGATCAATGGTTCCTCttccacacagagagaggggtctGCAAGCAGTAACCCCCACTGCCTCTCCAGAGCTCCAGTCCCAGCTGTTATCGGCCTGGCGTCATCTACACCAACCAGAGCGGTAGCCCACACATTGGGGCCATTTGAGATCCCACTG ATCAGCTACTTTGCAACTTGCACATGTCTGACTGATAAGCGGGTGTACCCCTCTTTCCTGCGTACTGTTCCAAGCGATGTCTTCCAGGTGCGTGCACTTGTGCAGCTGATGGTGCATTTTGACTGGCGCTGGGTGGGCACGATGGGCACAGAGGATGACTATAGCCGCTATGGCATCCAAGCCTTCACCGAGCAGCTGAAGGAATGGGGTGGCTGCGTGGCTTTCCACTGCACCATCCCCAAGGTTCCCACCCTGGCACAGATCAGCGCCATTGCCGATGCCCTGGAGGCCTCCACAGCtcgggtggtggtggtgtttgccACGGAAGGCCAGCTGATGGGGCTGCTGTCTGAGGTAGCACGGAGGAACCTGACTGGCTGGCAGTGGGTGGCCAGTGAAGCCTGGGTGACTGCCAGAGTCCTCACAGCTCCAGAGTTCCAGCATGTGCTGGCTGGAACACTGGGGTTTTCCTTCAGGGGTGCCAACATCTCTGGGCTGGCTGAGTTCCTCCTGAGAGTGAGACCCTCCCCTAACTCAGGTTCTGTCTTCTCTAACCTGTTCTGGGAGGAGCAGTTTAACTGCAGGCTGCCTTATGGAGATGGTGAGAGGTTGGAGAGGCCACTCTGTACTGGTCTGGAGGACCTGGAGCAGGTTGAGAGCAGCTACACAAGTGTGTATCCAGTGCGGGTTTCCTATAATGTGTATAAGGGAGTATATGCCATTGGCCATGCCCTGCACCTCCTGCTACAGTGTACACCTATGGGACAACAATCAGATCAGAGAGGTTGTAACAATGATTCACAGTTCACATCTGAACAG TTGCTTCGTCACCTAAGGAAAGTGAATTTCACCAACCAGTTTGGGGAAAAGGTGTATTTTGACCATAACGGTGAGCCAGTTCCCCTGTATGACATCATCAACTGGCAGAGAAATGTCCGTGGGGGGATCCGGTTCCAGAGAGTGGGGGCATATGATGGTTCTGCCCCTCCAGGGCAACAGCTTGTAATGGACAAAAACTTGATGGAGTGGACAGGAGGGCAGAATCAG gttcctgtgtctctgtgctcatcACCATGTCCTCCAGGGACTCGGCAGTCCCCAAGGCCAAGTCAGCCCCTCTGCTGTATGGACTGCCTGCCCTGTGCTGAGGGGGAGTTCACCAACACCTCAG GAGCCACAGAATGTATCAAGTGTCCTCTGTACTACTGGTCCAATAATGAGCGGGTGGCATGTGTTGCTGGTATAGAGGAGTTCCTTTCCTTTCAGGAGATCATGGGTATTATCTTGGTTACCCTCTCACTCCTTGGAGTAGCTGCGGCGAGTGCTGTCTCAATAATCTTCTTCCTCTTCCGAGCCACGCCTATTGTCAAAGCCAACAATTCAGAGCTGAGTTTCCTGCTCCTGCTTTCACTCAAACTCTGCTTCCTGTGCTCACTGGTGTTCGTGGGCCGCCCATCACTGTGGGCCTGCCAGGTCCGGCAAGTGGCGTTTGGGATCAGCTTCGTCCTATGCATCTCCTGCATCCTGGTCAAGACCATTGTGGTGCTGCTGGCCTTCCATGCCAACATTCCAGGGGCCACTTCACTGAAACGCTTCGGCCCTCCTCAGCAGAGGGCCTTCATTGTAGCATGCACTGCAGGCCAGGCAGTCCTATGCATAGCTTGGCTGGCATTAGCACCTCCTTATCTCTATAAGAACACGTCATACCAGGATGGAAGGATCGTGCTGGAGTGTAAGGATGTCTGGCCTTTAGGTTTCTACATGGTCCTGGGTTATATCGGACTTTTATCCTCTGTTTGCTTTGTCCTGGCCTTTTTGGGTCGGAAGCTTCCGGATACATTTAATGAGGCCAAGCTCATCACTTTCAGTATGCTGATATTTTTCGCTGTGTGGATCTCATTCATCCCAGCCTACAACAGCAGCCCAGGGAAATACACAGTGGCAGTGGAGATCTTTGCCATCCTGGCCTCTGCTTTCGGACTGCTGCTTTGTATATTTATTcctaaatgttacattattcTTTTGAGGCCTGAACTTAATACCAAGAAAGGAATGACTGGGAAAGCTTCAAAATGA